Within the Dolichospermum compactum NIES-806 genome, the region TATTAGAATGGAGAGAAAAGAGCGATCGCCTCACCACCAATATCCAAAACTCGGTTATATTTAATCAAGCAAATACAATTCTCGCTTTTTTTAGCTTTCGTCAAGAACCTGATATTAGCTCGCTGTATAGGAACACTAACAAACGTTGGGGTTTTCCCCGTTGTGTTGATAAGTCTCTAGTTTGGCATTCTTGGCAACCTGATGACACAATTAATATCGGTGCTTATGGGATTACAGAACCTCACCACGAAGCACCGATAATTGAGATTGAGGAAGTAGATTTAATACTTATTCCCTGTGTGGGTTGTGATGTCCAAGGATACCGCTTAGGTTATGGTGGTGGATATTATGACCGTTTGTTAAATTCACCCGCTTGGAAGACAAAAGCAACTATAGGAGTGGTTTTTGATTTTGCTTATTTATCTCAATTACCTGTTGATACTTGGGATAAACCTTTGCAAAGGGTGATTACAGAAAATGGATAAAAAAGTGGGGAAAAGCAACATCAGGTAAAAAATAATTTATGATTATTTAAAACCACTGTTTCTTATCCAAAATTATCAGCTATGCCTTTAAGTTGGAACGAAATCAAAAGTCGAGCGATCGCATTTTCTCAAGAATGGGAACATGAAACCTCAGAAGATGCCGAAGCTAAATCATTTTGGGATCGTTTTTTTCATGTTTTTGGTATTTCTCGGCGACGGGTGGCGACATTTGAACAATCTGTAAAAAAAGCCGATAATAAACAAGGTTTTATTGATTTACTCTGGAAAGGTGTAATTTTAGTAGAACATAAATCTAGGGGAAAAAGTCTAGATAAAGCTATGCAGCAAGCTAAAGATTATTTCCCTGGTTTAAAAGAACATGAATTACCAAAATATATTTTAGTTTCTGATTTCCAAAAGTTTAAACTCTACGACTTAGATACTAATATTACCACAGAATTTGAACTAAAAGATTTTATTAATCAGGTTCATTTATTCGGTTTTATGGCTGGTTATGAAAAACGCACCTATAAAGATGAAGATCCGGTCAATATACAAGCTGCTGAATTAATGGGGAAACTACATGATAAACTAGAAGCAGTTGGTTATCGAGGTCATGATTTAGAAGTCTATTTAGTCCGGTTACTCTTCTGTTTATTTGCTGATGATACAGGCATTTTTGATAAAGGTATTTTTTGGGAATATATTGATTTACATACTAAATCAGATGGTAGTGATTTAGCAATGCACATTGCTTCTATTTTTCATACATTAAATACACCACCGGAAAAAAGATTAACAAATTTAGATACTAATTTGGCTCAGTTTCCCTATGTGAATGGTAACTTATTTGCAGAGGTTTTACAACCGGCTGCTTTTGATAGCAAAATGCGGGAAATGTTTTTAGAAGCTTGTGGTTTTGACTGGGGTAAAATCTCACCGGCTATTTTTGGTTCGATGTTTCAAGCGGTCATGAATCCCAAGGAAAGACGAAATTTAGGCGCTCATTATACCTCGGAAAAAAATATTCAAAAGTTGATTAAACCTCTATTTTTAGATGATTTATATTTAGAATTGGAAAAAGTCAAAAGTAATCGGGGTAAACTCCAAGAATTACATCAAAAAATCGCTAGTCTTTATTTTCTTGATCCTGCTTGTGGTTGCGGTAATTTCTTAATTATCACTTATCGGGAATTGCGAGAGCTAGAGATTAAAATTTTGCAAGCATTGAATAAAAATGGACAGCAATTTATTAATATTCAAGATATTATTAAGGTTAATGTAGATCAATTTGCGGGTATTGAATATGATGAATTTGCGGTGCGTGTTGCTGAGGTGGCAATGTGGTTAATTGACCATCAAATGAATATTCAGGTTAGTCATGAATTTGGTCAATATTTTTTCAGAGTTCCTTTAACTAAATCTGCAAAAATTGTTCATGGTAATTCATTAAGAATTGATTGGGAAACCGTTGTAGAGAAGGAAAGCTTGAGTTTCATCTTTAGATGACTTTTGCCATTAGATTGGGAATTCATTCCCAGTCGGACTTAGTAGCAAAGATGCAGAA harbors:
- a CDS encoding type IIL restriction-modification enzyme MmeI, encoding MPLSWNEIKSRAIAFSQEWEHETSEDAEAKSFWDRFFHVFGISRRRVATFEQSVKKADNKQGFIDLLWKGVILVEHKSRGKSLDKAMQQAKDYFPGLKEHELPKYILVSDFQKFKLYDLDTNITTEFELKDFINQVHLFGFMAGYEKRTYKDEDPVNIQAAELMGKLHDKLEAVGYRGHDLEVYLVRLLFCLFADDTGIFDKGIFWEYIDLHTKSDGSDLAMHIASIFHTLNTPPEKRLTNLDTNLAQFPYVNGNLFAEVLQPAAFDSKMREMFLEACGFDWGKISPAIFGSMFQAVMNPKERRNLGAHYTSEKNIQKLIKPLFLDDLYLELEKVKSNRGKLQELHQKIASLYFLDPACGCGNFLIITYRELRELEIKILQALNKNGQQFINIQDIIKVNVDQFAGIEYDEFAVRVAEVAMWLIDHQMNIQVSHEFGQYFFRVPLTKSAKIVHGNSLRIDWETVVEKESLSFIFR
- a CDS encoding 5-formyltetrahydrofolate cyclo-ligase, with amino-acid sequence MQKINSQLNKKELRRILLQKRQSMTLLEWREKSDRLTTNIQNSVIFNQANTILAFFSFRQEPDISSLYRNTNKRWGFPRCVDKSLVWHSWQPDDTINIGAYGITEPHHEAPIIEIEEVDLILIPCVGCDVQGYRLGYGGGYYDRLLNSPAWKTKATIGVVFDFAYLSQLPVDTWDKPLQRVITENG